One segment of Porticoccus hydrocarbonoclasticus MCTG13d DNA contains the following:
- a CDS encoding type II secretion system F family protein, which yields MATTAQVYTYKGKDKRGKPIQGELKASSAVMVKAQLRKQGIAASRVKKKAKPLFTGQKPVKPQDIAIFTRQLATMMRAGVPLVQSFDLVGEGADKESLREIIYTIRDDVSSGISLEGALRKHPKHFDDLFCSLVGAGEQAGALETMLDRIATYKEKTESLKAKIKKALTYPIAVVLVAVIVTGILLVKVVPVFAETFSNFGADLPAFTQFVLGLSNTAQEWWFIWIISLVAFFLIFREAKRRSTKFDAFIDKYLLKVPVVGNILYQAIIARFARTLSTTFAAGVPLVDALTSVAGAAGNAVYREAIYKVRDDVTTGIQLHQALKTTNKFPVMLLQMTSIGEESGALDDMLEKSAVFYEEAVDNAVDNLTTLLEPMIMAVLGVLVGGLLIAMYLPIFKLGAVI from the coding sequence ATGGCAACAACGGCACAGGTCTATACCTACAAGGGAAAGGATAAAAGAGGCAAGCCCATCCAGGGCGAACTGAAGGCGAGTAGCGCAGTGATGGTGAAGGCCCAGCTCCGCAAGCAGGGCATTGCCGCCAGCCGGGTCAAGAAAAAGGCCAAGCCCCTGTTCACAGGTCAGAAACCCGTCAAACCCCAGGATATCGCGATTTTTACCCGTCAGCTGGCCACCATGATGCGCGCCGGTGTACCGCTGGTACAGAGCTTTGATCTGGTCGGCGAAGGTGCCGATAAAGAATCCCTGCGCGAGATCATTTATACCATTCGCGATGACGTCTCCTCTGGTATCAGCCTGGAGGGCGCCCTGCGCAAACACCCCAAACACTTTGATGATCTGTTTTGCAGCCTGGTTGGAGCCGGTGAACAGGCTGGTGCGCTGGAAACCATGCTGGACCGGATTGCCACCTACAAGGAAAAAACTGAATCCCTGAAAGCCAAAATCAAAAAAGCCCTCACCTACCCGATTGCCGTTGTACTGGTGGCGGTGATTGTGACCGGGATACTGCTGGTCAAAGTAGTGCCGGTATTTGCCGAAACCTTCAGTAACTTCGGGGCCGACCTGCCCGCGTTTACCCAGTTCGTGCTGGGCCTTTCGAATACGGCACAGGAGTGGTGGTTTATCTGGATAATCAGCCTGGTCGCCTTTTTTCTGATCTTCCGTGAGGCCAAACGGCGCTCAACGAAGTTTGATGCGTTCATTGATAAATACCTACTGAAAGTGCCGGTGGTGGGCAATATTCTCTACCAGGCCATTATCGCCCGATTCGCCCGCACGCTCTCCACCACCTTTGCCGCCGGGGTACCGCTGGTGGATGCGCTCACGTCGGTGGCGGGGGCCGCGGGCAATGCGGTTTACCGGGAGGCCATTTACAAGGTTCGGGACGATGTGACCACGGGGATTCAGCTTCACCAGGCCCTCAAAACAACCAACAAATTCCCTGTGATGTTGCTGCAAATGACCTCAATCGGTGAGGAGTCCGGTGCGCTGGATGACATGCTGGAGAAGTCTGCCGTGTTCTACGAAGAGGCGGTCGACAATGCCGTGGATAACCTGACCACATTGCTGGAGCCCATGATTATGGCAGTTCTGGGGGTTCTGGTGGGCGGTCTGCTGATTGCCATGTACCTGCCGATCTTCAAACTTGGCGCGGTGATCTAG
- the pilB gene encoding type IV-A pilus assembly ATPase PilB, translated as MKQTDTLKGLAKRLVTDQLLEENIAVQALAECESDQSNLLHYLTHNNLLAPSLIAAVAANEFGTPLYDLSAHNIESSPKELVEKKLIRKHQVLPLFKRANRLFLAVSDPTNHQAVSEVRFQTGLSVELVLVEHDKLERALDAYLHEQDEHEMGDALGTMDDVHLDDLDIEAVDEDNKGGGTGIDTADVDDAPIVRFINKLLLDAIKQGCSDIHFEPYEKTYRVRFRTDGILREVTKPPANLAPRLAARLKVMSQMDISERRVPQDGRIKLRISKNRAIDFRVNTLPTQFGEKIVLRILDPTSAQVGIENLGYEEDQKQMYLDVLNQPQGMILVTGPTGSGKTVSLYTGLNILNTTERNISTAEDPVEINMPGINQVQINYKVKLTFPEALRAFLRQDPDVIMVGEIRDLDTAEIAIKAAQTGHLVLSTLHTNSAPETLNRLLNMGVPAFNVATSVNLIIAQRLGRRLCLHCKKPADDIPHNILIDEGFKTIGRPLEELTLFHPFGCPKCTNGYKGRVGIYEVLKVTPRIARLIMEGGNSIEIEQAAIEEGFRTLRQSALRRAGEGIISLEEANRVTKD; from the coding sequence ATGAAACAAACCGATACATTGAAAGGCTTGGCCAAACGTCTGGTAACGGATCAGTTGCTGGAAGAAAATATTGCCGTGCAGGCACTGGCAGAATGTGAAAGCGACCAGTCCAACCTGTTGCATTACCTGACTCACAATAACCTGTTGGCCCCGAGCCTGATCGCTGCGGTTGCGGCCAATGAATTTGGCACACCACTCTACGACCTCTCCGCCCACAACATCGAGTCCAGCCCGAAAGAGCTGGTCGAGAAAAAGCTGATTCGCAAGCACCAGGTTCTGCCCCTGTTCAAGCGGGCCAACCGCCTGTTTCTGGCAGTGAGCGACCCCACCAACCACCAGGCGGTGAGCGAGGTGCGCTTTCAGACCGGCCTGTCCGTTGAGCTGGTGCTGGTGGAACACGACAAACTGGAGCGGGCGCTGGATGCCTACCTGCATGAGCAGGATGAACATGAAATGGGCGATGCGCTCGGCACCATGGATGATGTGCACCTCGATGACTTGGATATTGAGGCCGTCGACGAGGATAACAAAGGCGGCGGCACTGGCATTGACACTGCCGATGTGGACGATGCCCCGATTGTGCGGTTTATCAATAAACTGCTGCTGGACGCCATCAAACAGGGATGTTCGGATATTCACTTTGAACCCTATGAAAAAACCTACCGGGTGCGGTTCAGGACCGATGGTATTCTTCGCGAAGTTACCAAGCCCCCGGCCAATCTGGCCCCACGGCTGGCGGCGCGTCTGAAGGTGATGTCACAAATGGATATTTCCGAGCGTCGCGTACCCCAGGATGGCCGGATTAAACTGCGGATTTCAAAGAACCGGGCCATCGATTTTCGGGTGAACACTCTGCCCACCCAGTTCGGCGAGAAAATCGTACTGCGGATTCTTGATCCCACCAGCGCTCAGGTGGGCATTGAAAACCTCGGCTATGAAGAAGACCAGAAGCAGATGTATCTGGATGTGCTGAACCAACCCCAGGGCATGATTCTGGTGACCGGTCCCACCGGTAGTGGTAAAACCGTCTCGCTTTACACCGGCCTGAATATTCTCAACACCACCGAACGCAATATCTCCACGGCCGAAGATCCGGTGGAAATCAACATGCCGGGCATCAACCAGGTACAGATCAATTACAAGGTGAAACTCACTTTCCCGGAGGCGCTACGGGCTTTCCTGCGGCAGGATCCGGATGTAATCATGGTGGGTGAGATTCGCGACCTGGATACCGCCGAAATCGCCATCAAGGCAGCCCAGACCGGTCACCTGGTGTTGTCCACCCTTCACACCAACAGTGCCCCGGAAACTCTCAACCGACTGCTCAATATGGGCGTACCCGCATTTAACGTGGCCACCTCGGTGAACCTGATTATTGCCCAGCGGTTGGGCAGGCGACTCTGCTTGCATTGCAAAAAGCCCGCCGACGATATACCCCATAATATCCTGATCGATGAGGGTTTTAAGACCATTGGCCGCCCCCTGGAGGAGCTGACCCTGTTTCACCCGTTCGGCTGCCCGAAATGCACCAACGGCTACAAAGGACGGGTGGGGATTTACGAGGTGTTGAAAGTGACACCCAGAATCGCCCGGCTCATTATGGAAGGTGGCAATTCGATTGAAATTGAGCAGGCGGCCATCGAAGAAGGCTTCAGAACTTTGCGCCAGTCGGCACTTCGTCGTGCGGGCGAAGGTATAATCAGCCTGGAAGAGGCTAATCGGGTAACCAAGGACTAA
- a CDS encoding pilin: MKKVQQGFTLIELMIVVAIIGILAAVALPAYQNYVVKAKMSEVIMATSQCRTAVSETYQTASDSASMPDSDGWGCGEGSGENGNGITKYVASIATNADGVITVETQGFNDSDVDGATITLTPYIDDSVAMTSADVGKQVFKFKCEPSDTAILGKYMPGSCK, encoded by the coding sequence ATGAAGAAAGTACAACAGGGTTTTACCCTTATCGAACTGATGATCGTGGTTGCGATTATTGGTATCTTGGCTGCAGTGGCTCTGCCTGCCTACCAGAACTACGTGGTCAAGGCCAAAATGTCCGAAGTCATCATGGCTACCAGCCAGTGTCGCACTGCAGTATCTGAAACTTATCAAACCGCTAGTGACTCAGCCTCCATGCCCGATTCCGACGGCTGGGGTTGTGGTGAAGGCAGTGGTGAAAACGGCAACGGCATTACCAAATATGTCGCCAGTATTGCGACAAATGCCGATGGGGTGATCACTGTTGAGACTCAAGGCTTTAATGATTCTGATGTTGACGGCGCAACCATTACGCTGACGCCCTATATCGATGACAGCGTTGCCATGACTTCAGCTGACGTGGGCAAGCAGGTGTTCAAATTCAAGTGTGAACCAAGCGATACTGCCATCTTAGGCAAATACATGCCCGGTTCCTGCAAGTAA
- a CDS encoding sulfatase family protein — MTDTPETEAIQSTSLDQQAPPPRRPITLYAWLILGFLVVVLVANFYQVLIVAPDQVDMKGFYYALLVSPGFWWDLGYFVLAMVAIHLAWLFLLWLSSAGWLSLPAVSPKNRQLLPVLLFLLSALLLLVWSNRRYPQMQGSGFLNQSPWLMSDSVFVGLLAIFAVAFVVSLGFLIRRNARVWGSACVLVVGAFGAMYGLSTTAGNAQFNGGVVNSAGANGAGPPNIFIIGIDSLRPDQTGYFGNTTGLTPNVDKFLQQSTVFENAYTPYARTFPAWMSILTGAEPVNHNGRYNLTNHKYMDKNRALGHWMQDSGYRSIYAMDERRFNNIDETFGFDEVVGPEYGALNFMLGGFDHPLVNLLCNTVAGKWLFPNMYLNRGRDMNYDPERYSQAILDAVVSEPDKPVFLAAHFVLPHWPWLSREWEPLEGEPYSEDPAEQSFYRYRMMLKQVDRQFGQFMADLEATGALDNAYVFFMSDHGDGFDLPTDELTAARDDAIFEVYTTTRGHATNLLNLGQSRVLLAAKSYGNDDFGPALRAGNGSLMDIAPTISEVLDNRFADKSFDGLSMLSATDTELATRPLFMETGVIVTELTKDEIDKKRLLTQTVGIYATDAAGKLVVRDDFRDMIIRSKHRAVVKGDWQLTLIPSMGEHMVLINIPEKKWWSLDQYEGDADTAGMLRDLCEHYKNDVGFDAAGVCDSVR, encoded by the coding sequence ATGACGGATACTCCCGAGACAGAGGCCATCCAGTCCACCAGCCTGGACCAGCAAGCACCTCCACCGCGCCGACCAATTACACTCTATGCCTGGTTGATTCTGGGCTTTCTGGTGGTGGTGCTGGTGGCCAACTTTTATCAGGTGCTGATTGTGGCGCCGGATCAGGTTGATATGAAGGGCTTTTATTATGCGCTGCTGGTCAGCCCCGGCTTCTGGTGGGATCTGGGCTACTTTGTGCTGGCCATGGTGGCCATTCATCTGGCCTGGCTATTTTTACTATGGCTGTCCTCCGCTGGCTGGCTGAGCCTGCCAGCGGTCAGCCCGAAAAACCGCCAGTTGTTGCCGGTATTACTGTTTCTGTTGTCGGCGCTGTTGTTGTTGGTGTGGAGTAACCGGCGCTATCCGCAGATGCAGGGTAGTGGATTTCTGAATCAAAGCCCCTGGTTAATGAGTGACTCGGTATTTGTCGGTCTGCTGGCGATCTTTGCCGTGGCGTTTGTTGTAAGCCTGGGCTTTCTGATTCGGCGCAACGCCCGTGTCTGGGGTTCGGCCTGTGTGTTGGTCGTGGGCGCGTTTGGCGCGATGTACGGGTTGAGCACCACCGCTGGCAATGCGCAATTTAATGGCGGTGTGGTTAATAGTGCTGGGGCCAATGGTGCTGGACCACCCAATATCTTTATTATCGGTATCGATTCCCTGCGCCCGGACCAGACCGGCTATTTTGGCAACACCACCGGTCTAACGCCCAATGTGGACAAATTTCTGCAACAGAGCACCGTGTTTGAAAATGCCTACACGCCCTATGCCAGAACCTTTCCAGCGTGGATGAGTATCCTCACCGGTGCCGAGCCGGTCAACCACAATGGCCGCTACAACCTGACTAACCATAAATATATGGACAAAAATCGCGCCCTGGGACACTGGATGCAGGACAGTGGCTATCGCTCAATTTATGCGATGGACGAGAGACGCTTCAATAACATTGATGAAACCTTCGGCTTCGATGAGGTAGTCGGCCCCGAGTACGGAGCACTCAACTTCATGTTGGGCGGTTTTGATCACCCGCTGGTTAACCTGCTCTGCAATACCGTGGCGGGCAAATGGCTGTTCCCGAATATGTATCTGAACCGGGGGCGCGACATGAACTACGACCCCGAGCGATACAGCCAGGCCATTCTGGATGCTGTGGTCAGCGAGCCGGACAAACCGGTGTTTCTGGCTGCTCACTTTGTATTGCCCCACTGGCCCTGGTTATCACGGGAGTGGGAGCCGCTGGAAGGCGAGCCCTACAGTGAAGACCCCGCTGAGCAGTCGTTTTACCGCTACCGCATGATGCTGAAGCAGGTAGACCGGCAATTCGGTCAGTTTATGGCGGATCTGGAGGCGACCGGTGCGCTGGATAATGCCTACGTGTTTTTTATGTCGGACCATGGTGACGGGTTTGACTTGCCGACCGATGAGTTAACAGCGGCGCGGGACGATGCCATCTTTGAGGTATATACCACCACCCGTGGCCACGCCACTAACCTGCTCAATCTGGGCCAAAGCCGTGTGCTACTGGCGGCGAAAAGTTACGGCAACGACGATTTCGGTCCGGCGCTCCGCGCCGGTAACGGCTCACTGATGGATATTGCTCCGACGATCTCAGAAGTGCTGGACAACCGCTTCGCAGATAAGTCGTTCGATGGCCTATCAATGCTCTCTGCAACTGATACTGAACTGGCAACCCGGCCACTATTTATGGAAACCGGGGTGATTGTCACCGAACTGACCAAGGACGAGATAGATAAAAAACGCCTACTGACCCAGACCGTGGGCATTTACGCCACCGATGCTGCCGGCAAGCTGGTTGTTCGAGATGACTTCCGGGACATGATTATCAGGAGCAAACACCGCGCCGTGGTCAAAGGCGACTGGCAGTTGACTCTGATCCCCAGCATGGGCGAGCACATGGTGCTGATTAACATCCCCGAAAAAAAATGGTGGTCGCTGGACCAGTATGAAGGGGATGCCGACACCGCTGGTATGCTCCGCGATCTATGTGAGCATTATAAGAACGACGTCGGATTTGATGCGGCGGGGGTGTGTGACTCGGTTCGGTAA
- a CDS encoding sulfatase-like hydrolase/transferase, whose product MKKIYGSSNRAAVLTFFFGLSLGGIAMTGNASLAWLFATAIIALALLRWRPPETLNVFANIFCFYLIGYLLFQLFTNQDFQKNPVAENTFAEYQSAESEFNDLNVQAAQDSKPSILHIVLDGYSGEHSLKENYHYDNSSFVRELENKGFVVLKNTHSPYNQTLPTLSAIFLGRYWDTDAHEFSGNNKTTRRRWGQLTTQGPLHSKLKDAGYSLLFTDSGYPYLKPASDAVFLKPKTGRDLINDFTYHYTLRTIVGPWLEKSLASDSISRHRDLLVNAFSHSQYRKAKKPFFLYQHVLSPHPPFIFDHEGNTTNQFSAFLTTGDGNHATGLIPEKIEQYKQGYINKLKVTNQLLLAQLEQLFQTPPEDLIIIIQGDHGGGAHLDQNSSENTCLTDRFSPFFAVYSTKASITQTFSNYKDRPYNIVNTYRIILGGIFDEYLTPLENRSWFIPWNNLSGIHPVNFTQDTHCEQ is encoded by the coding sequence TTGAAAAAAATCTACGGATCAAGCAATCGTGCAGCAGTCCTGACATTTTTCTTCGGGTTGTCGCTCGGCGGCATTGCCATGACTGGAAACGCCTCACTGGCCTGGCTATTCGCCACTGCCATCATTGCGCTAGCTCTTTTACGCTGGCGCCCACCGGAAACCCTGAATGTTTTTGCAAATATTTTCTGCTTTTATCTGATCGGGTATTTGCTCTTCCAGCTTTTTACCAATCAGGACTTTCAGAAAAACCCGGTCGCCGAAAATACATTTGCTGAGTACCAGAGTGCAGAGTCTGAGTTTAACGACCTGAATGTGCAGGCAGCGCAAGACTCCAAGCCATCGATACTTCATATCGTTCTGGACGGCTACTCCGGAGAGCATTCCCTGAAAGAAAATTATCACTACGATAACAGTAGCTTTGTCCGAGAACTTGAAAACAAGGGCTTTGTTGTTCTAAAAAACACCCACAGCCCCTATAACCAGACTCTACCAACACTCAGCGCAATTTTTCTTGGTAGGTACTGGGATACCGATGCGCATGAATTTTCGGGCAACAATAAAACAACCCGCCGCCGCTGGGGTCAACTCACAACGCAGGGACCTCTGCACAGCAAACTGAAAGACGCTGGTTACAGCCTACTTTTTACGGACTCTGGTTATCCCTACCTCAAACCCGCCTCAGATGCCGTTTTTCTTAAACCAAAAACGGGCCGGGACCTGATCAACGATTTCACCTATCACTACACGCTCAGAACCATCGTTGGCCCATGGCTCGAAAAATCACTGGCATCGGATTCCATCAGCCGACACAGAGATCTTCTCGTCAACGCGTTCTCCCATTCACAGTATCGGAAGGCAAAAAAACCTTTTTTCCTGTATCAGCACGTTTTGTCACCGCACCCGCCCTTTATTTTTGACCACGAAGGCAACACAACCAACCAGTTTTCGGCGTTTCTGACCACTGGCGATGGCAACCACGCGACAGGGCTGATACCGGAAAAAATCGAGCAATATAAACAGGGCTACATCAACAAGCTGAAAGTGACCAATCAACTACTGCTGGCCCAACTTGAACAGTTATTTCAAACGCCACCAGAGGATTTAATCATCATCATTCAGGGGGACCATGGCGGCGGCGCCCACCTTGATCAGAACAGCAGTGAAAACACTTGTCTCACTGACCGGTTTTCGCCTTTTTTTGCGGTCTACAGCACGAAAGCGTCCATCACCCAGACATTTTCAAACTACAAGGATCGTCCGTACAACATTGTTAACACCTACAGAATTATTCTCGGCGGGATATTCGATGAGTACTTGACACCACTTGAGAATAGATCCTGGTTCATTCCCTGGAACAACCTGAGCGGGATACATCCGGTTAACTTCACGCAAGACACCCATTGCGAACAATAG
- a CDS encoding class I SAM-dependent methyltransferase → MTDGTAYNVQFRGTTPVFIDLLSIRPYREGEYWLAHRQFCESFITPLLLRTRWGIPHNGWYRGNLEGIPIDDIYKMLPKTAWLSWNLLFHIIAQAKLQKKTINTSVIDPDSHDIRQTKSPSRPMPLAAYQRMLTGMRKWVAGMQPKGSKDRSVWQDYATENTYDRAAESTKKAFIEKFIDRQKPSMVWDFGCNTGEYSELAIQRGGCRVIGFDIDQNAVDGAFLRAEKHNLPFQPLYFDAANTSPSQGWRQAERKGLNERGHPDAILALAFIHHLAIAKNIPLAQIIEWLLDFANTGIIEFVEKDDPTTAFMLANREDIFSDYTKENFISMLASRAEIIDSVDVPNTKRTLFSYKVISCQ, encoded by the coding sequence TTGACAGACGGAACAGCGTACAACGTTCAATTTAGAGGTACGACGCCCGTCTTTATTGACCTGCTGTCTATCAGACCCTATAGGGAAGGAGAGTACTGGCTGGCCCACCGCCAGTTCTGTGAATCGTTTATTACCCCGCTTCTGCTCAGAACGCGCTGGGGAATACCCCACAACGGCTGGTACCGTGGCAACCTCGAAGGTATTCCAATTGATGACATTTACAAAATGCTACCCAAAACAGCCTGGCTATCCTGGAACTTGCTGTTTCACATTATTGCCCAAGCAAAACTGCAGAAAAAGACAATTAATACGTCTGTAATAGATCCCGACAGTCATGACATCCGGCAAACCAAGTCTCCTTCCAGACCAATGCCTTTGGCCGCCTACCAACGGATGCTGACTGGCATGAGAAAATGGGTTGCCGGGATGCAACCAAAAGGATCCAAAGACCGCTCTGTCTGGCAGGATTACGCCACTGAAAACACATATGACCGTGCGGCCGAATCCACCAAAAAAGCTTTCATAGAAAAATTCATCGACCGGCAAAAACCCTCCATGGTATGGGATTTTGGTTGTAATACGGGTGAATATTCTGAACTGGCTATCCAGCGTGGTGGATGTCGCGTTATCGGATTCGACATCGACCAGAATGCAGTAGACGGGGCATTTCTTCGCGCAGAGAAACACAACTTGCCCTTTCAGCCGTTATATTTTGATGCGGCCAACACCTCGCCATCCCAAGGCTGGCGACAAGCCGAAAGAAAAGGGCTCAATGAACGCGGCCACCCCGATGCCATTTTAGCTTTGGCATTTATTCACCACCTGGCCATTGCAAAAAATATTCCTCTGGCCCAAATCATTGAGTGGTTACTTGATTTTGCCAACACGGGCATCATTGAATTTGTCGAAAAGGATGATCCGACCACGGCATTCATGCTTGCCAATAGAGAAGATATTTTTAGCGATTACACAAAAGAAAACTTCATATCCATGCTGGCCTCACGGGCGGAAATTATCGATTCAGTAGATGTGCCTAATACAAAAAGAACCCTATTTTCCTACAAAGTCATCTCATGCCAATAA
- a CDS encoding ABC transporter ATP-binding protein — MTSQLTVTDLQINYAGTSILQHISFSLEAGEIACLVGPSGCGKTSLLRAIAGFEPISAGQIELRGRIVSGPDKILPPEQRHIGMVFQDFALFPHLTVARNIAFGLRKMPRGQRRQRVDELLRLVEMQDSRNHYPHQLSGGQQQRIALARAMAPRPDILMLDEPFSSMDSELREQLARDVRQLLRKDGITAILVTHDQNEAFAMADHIGVLGEGALHQWGTGFDLYHRPADRFVADFIGQGVLLPGMIINDKQVRTELGIVTGDLEPGEATSPAKIVDLLLRPDDVIHVEDSHLQAEIVARAFRGAVYLYTLRLESGQKVLCLVQSHHQHEIGEMLGIRLEADHLPVFRRHTSPAT; from the coding sequence ATGACATCGCAACTCACCGTCACGGACCTGCAAATCAACTACGCCGGAACAAGTATCCTGCAACATATCTCCTTCTCCCTGGAAGCGGGTGAAATCGCCTGCCTTGTCGGGCCGTCTGGCTGCGGCAAAACCTCCCTGTTGAGAGCCATCGCCGGCTTCGAACCGATTTCCGCCGGACAGATCGAACTGCGCGGTCGGATCGTCTCCGGCCCCGACAAAATACTGCCGCCGGAACAGCGCCACATCGGCATGGTGTTTCAGGACTTTGCCCTGTTCCCCCACCTCACCGTAGCCAGGAATATCGCCTTCGGTCTGCGCAAAATGCCTCGCGGGCAACGTCGGCAACGGGTCGACGAACTGCTCAGGCTGGTGGAGATGCAGGACTCCCGCAACCACTACCCCCACCAGCTTTCCGGTGGCCAGCAACAGCGCATCGCACTGGCGCGCGCCATGGCGCCGCGCCCGGATATCCTGATGCTCGACGAACCTTTTTCCAGTATGGACTCGGAACTGCGCGAACAACTGGCTCGTGACGTGCGCCAACTGCTGCGCAAAGATGGCATCACCGCTATTCTGGTGACCCACGACCAGAACGAAGCCTTTGCCATGGCAGACCATATCGGCGTACTGGGAGAGGGAGCACTGCACCAGTGGGGCACGGGGTTTGACCTTTACCACCGGCCTGCCGACCGCTTTGTCGCCGACTTTATCGGCCAGGGTGTGCTGCTGCCGGGCATGATCATCAACGATAAACAGGTGCGCACCGAACTGGGGATAGTCACCGGTGATCTGGAACCCGGCGAAGCCACCTCACCTGCCAAAATAGTCGACCTATTGCTGCGTCCCGACGACGTCATTCACGTTGAAGACAGCCACCTGCAAGCTGAAATCGTCGCCAGGGCCTTTCGCGGTGCTGTATACCTCTACACCCTCCGCCTGGAGAGCGGACAGAAAGTACTCTGTCTGGTGCAGAGCCATCACCAACACGAAATCGGTGAAATGCTCGGTATCCGTCTGGAGGCAGACCACCTGCCGGTTTTCAGGCGGCACACATCCCCGGCAACCTGA
- a CDS encoding ABC transporter permease has protein sequence MPDSPRQQQTLISTGAVLLALLLALPVIVVVSYVFVPTGEIWSHLAATVLPDYIINSLLLMLGVAIGTLLIGVSTGWLTSMCQFPGRGIFEWALLLPMAMPAYIIAYTYTGMLDFSGPVQTTLRELTGWGYGDYYFPDLRSIEGAAIMLTLVLYPYVYLLSRAAFLNQSICVLDASRTLGNGPWRTFLFVALPLARPAIIAGLSLALMETLADFGTVQYFGVSTFTTGIFRTWFGIGNAAAAAQLAAGLMCFVMILILVERYSRRRARYHHTSRRHQDIHRYSLRGMRAVAASGFCFGIVALGFLLPATQLLGWTVSVADQVLDARFIGLVSNSLKLASYAAVLALLLALLLAYSQRLFPGKVLQGAVRLAGMGYAVPGPVIAVGVMIPFSFIDNSIDGWARSNFDISTGLMLSGTVVAVIFAYLTRFLGVSLQTVDSGLSKITPSMDEAGRSFGYGPLQILRQVHVPMLKGSLLTALLLVFVDVLKELPATLILRPFNFNTLAVRAYELASDERLAEAAPAALAIVAAGILPVILISWTITRTRRVAVTRDTP, from the coding sequence ATGCCAGACTCTCCACGACAACAACAGACTCTGATCAGTACCGGCGCAGTGCTTCTGGCACTGTTGCTGGCACTGCCGGTGATTGTCGTGGTGAGCTACGTGTTTGTACCCACTGGCGAAATCTGGAGCCATCTGGCCGCCACGGTGCTGCCGGATTACATTATCAACTCGCTGCTGCTAATGCTTGGCGTCGCCATCGGCACCCTGCTGATCGGAGTGAGCACCGGCTGGCTTACCAGCATGTGCCAGTTTCCCGGCCGGGGCATTTTCGAATGGGCCCTGCTGCTGCCCATGGCCATGCCCGCCTACATCATCGCCTACACCTACACCGGCATGCTGGACTTCTCGGGACCGGTACAAACCACCCTGCGGGAGCTCACCGGCTGGGGCTACGGGGATTATTATTTCCCCGATCTTCGCTCAATCGAAGGGGCCGCCATCATGCTCACGCTGGTGCTCTACCCCTACGTTTACCTGCTCAGCCGCGCCGCCTTTCTCAATCAGTCCATCTGCGTGCTGGATGCCAGCCGCACTCTGGGCAACGGCCCTTGGCGCACCTTTCTGTTTGTCGCCCTGCCATTGGCGCGACCGGCAATAATCGCCGGGCTGTCGCTGGCATTGATGGAAACCCTCGCGGATTTTGGCACCGTGCAATATTTCGGAGTCTCCACCTTTACCACCGGCATCTTCCGCACCTGGTTCGGCATCGGCAATGCCGCCGCCGCGGCCCAACTGGCTGCAGGGCTGATGTGTTTCGTGATGATTCTGATTCTGGTGGAGCGCTACTCCCGACGCCGCGCCCGTTACCACCACACCAGCCGCCGCCATCAGGATATCCACCGCTATTCACTGCGGGGCATGCGAGCCGTTGCAGCAAGCGGCTTCTGCTTCGGTATCGTCGCATTGGGATTTCTGCTGCCAGCCACTCAATTGCTTGGCTGGACGGTCAGCGTTGCCGACCAGGTCCTCGACGCGCGGTTCATCGGACTGGTGTCAAACAGTCTCAAGCTGGCCAGTTACGCCGCCGTGCTGGCTCTGCTGCTGGCTTTACTGCTGGCCTACAGCCAACGACTGTTTCCGGGCAAGGTTTTACAGGGTGCCGTCCGGCTGGCGGGCATGGGCTACGCGGTACCCGGCCCGGTGATTGCGGTGGGCGTTATGATCCCTTTTTCCTTTATCGACAACAGCATTGATGGCTGGGCGCGCAGCAATTTCGATATCTCCACCGGGCTGATGCTCAGCGGCACCGTGGTGGCCGTGATTTTTGCCTACCTGACCCGGTTTCTCGGCGTGTCGCTGCAAACGGTGGACAGCGGCTTGAGCAAAATCACCCCATCCATGGACGAAGCCGGTCGCTCCTTCGGTTATGGCCCCCTGCAAATCCTCAGACAGGTGCACGTGCCGATGCTGAAAGGCTCCCTGCTCACAGCCCTGCTGCTGGTCTTTGTCGACGTCCTGAAAGAGCTCCCGGCCACCCTGATTTTGAGGCCCTTCAACTTCAATACCCTCGCCGTGCGCGCCTACGAACTGGCATCGGATGAACGCCTCGCCGAAGCCGCGCCCGCTGCCCTGGCCATCGTCGCTGCTGGTATACTGCCGGTCATCTTGATCAGTTGGACCATTACCCGGACCCGCCGGGTGGCCGTCACCAGGGATACCCCATGA